GTATTTCGAGCACTCTTCTTGCACATCGTCGCAGATTTCTACTTTGTTAGTATGATCTCGGAGAGTAAGATTGTGGGGGAAAGACATACCTTCATAATCATCATTGTCCATCAGTTCCTCCGGAGTCACCATGTTCAACAACTGTAGAACACGACTGGTCTCCAAGTCCTGAGAAGTAGTCTTGGCGAACATCGACATCGCGTTGACGCCCATGTCAAGGCCAGAAGCCTGTGTGATTCCAATACTAGCCCGCACAACCTTCAGATGCCTGTCACCAAGTTCCATGCCGTTCAGTCCCTCCACGGCGATACCGGTTGCCGAAGGATCCGCGTATTCGCAAAATGCAATTCCCTGTCTAATTAGCAATGGAATGACAATGCATGTGACGCGCACTCACCCTAGATTCCTCCGTCGAACCGTCCTTAACCAACACAAACGACTTGAGCTCGCCAAAAGACTTGAGCAGCATCGTAACTGGCTCCTCAGGAATGTAATGTGGGATGTTCGATACACAGATCTTGTTAGGCGAGTCTGGAACCTCGTTCAATAACACTCCCTCCTGATATTCCTGTTCCGCACCACCAGGGACAATGTAGTCCTTGGGCCGTCGTACTTCCAACCCGGCAGGCGCGCCGTTGGCCCCAGCCTCAGGTGCATGTTCATCCATCACAATTCCGTCGAATGCGAGCGCAACAGTGGCATCGTTTGGTGTCTTGAACTCCAACAAAGCGAATGTGTGGTCTCCAGAAACTTGGGCAGAGATACAAGGATCCACACTTTGGATGACATTAAGACCGTTAAGCTGAACGTTGAAGAACGCGAGCAAACTCTCTCCGGTGGCACTGGGTGGCAAGTTGTACGCAAATAGCCGCTTGGCCTGCCGAGAGTTGGAAGCTTTGAGAGTCGTGTTTTCCGCCTGTTCGCCGCCGGGTTGTTGGTTCATGAAAGCCTGGAGACGACTGGGGTCCATCGGCTGCTGTCGAGGTGCTCCAGGAAGAGGGAACATTCCTGCATGTATTAGTTAACTTAGTTGATACACCACAACCGGGGAAAGGACCTACCTGAAATCTTCGCCTGCTCCGCAGTAACATTCTCATAACCCGGAGGCTTGATATCCCATTGTGTCAGACGGCGCTTCCGAGTCAAGACCGAAGCGACATCCGTCAAGTCAGGTGTAACCTCCCTCTTCCTGGGCGGAGGCGACGCAGTCCTCCTCCGATCTCTCCTATCTCCGCGCTCACGCTCGAAGTCGCGGTCACGCTCGCGGTCGCGGTCTCCCCGGTCTCCCCGATCTCCTCTATCCCGTCGGGATCTACCACCGTCAAACAAGTCTCGGTCTCTGTCGCGTCGGGAGGGTCTGTCATCGTAATCTCTGCGTCGGCGCTCGCCGCGGTCTCGGTCCCATTCGCGGTCATCTCTGCGGCTGGAGTAGCGATCCTCCCTTTCTCTGGCACGGTAGTCGCGGCTTGACGAGTATGTATCGGCCTCATATTCGCGTCTGGATCCTCTTGAGCTGTGGTGAGGAGACCTCGATCGTCGGCGTTCGCCTCTGTCTCCGCCGCGTTCGCGACGCTCGTCGCGCTAAAGCTTGTTAGTTGCTTTGAATAGTTGAATTAGCTGAAGGGACTAAACTCACGTAGTAATCTCTAGAGCGACCGGAGTCTGCGGTGGTCGATGGTTAAATATGCACCAAAGAACAACGACAGGGAATGGGACTCACCTCTAGACGAATAGGCGTCGCCGTTCATTTTGAGCTCCAAGCAAGCTTCTTTGCGTTCCTCCCAGTGTAACAAAAGCAGTTGCAGAAGGAAAATTAAGCTGAAATTAAAGTAGCAGCACCCGACCGACTTTGAGGCTAAACCAAGAAATGGCAAGAATGAAAAGAACGGAGTCTGGGCGAAGAGGACAGCGACAGGTGCAGGGCGGCTGGACGAAAACTTGCAGGTCTCGACGATCGGCCGGCGTCTAGATCGAAGCGGTTAGCGCGCGTCTGTCTGTGGAGGCCTCACCGCCTGAAAAAGGTGGCAGAATAGCCTCCTATCAAGGTTATCTggactgctcttcttcaattGTCAACTAGATAAGGCACCATGACTGTTGGTGCTTTTTCAGAATGGCGCAAGCTTCCAGTGAGCCTGAGTGAGCTGTGCATTAACACGACCCTTCGATGTGGTCAATCGTTCCGGTATGTCCtatcgcatcgcatcgcagCGTAGCGCATTCTAATTTGCATCTGGCTAGATGGCATAATGTCCCCAATAGCGACGAATGGCGATGTGTGCTTCACGGAAAGCTCCTATCCTTGAAACAAGACCCTACCTATCTCTATTATAGAACCTATCGCCCCCCGAAATCAGACAccaacgacaacgacgatACAACAACCCTCAACTTAATCAAACACTACTTCAACCTCACCGCGAACTTAACAGATTTCTACGCTCAATGGTCCTCACAAGACCCGAATTTCAAAAAGAAAGCTCCTCAATTCACGGGGATTCGCATCCTCCGCCAAGACGCCTGGGAAGCGCTCATCTCCTTCATCTGCAGCAGCAATAATAACATTTCGCGCATTTCGCAAATGGTCGAGAAGCTTTGCATACACTATGGGTCATTTATCGGGACAGTTGACGATCGCGCATACCATGACTTCCCAACTCCCGAGGCATTGACGGGTGCCGAGGTTGAGGGTCGTTTGCGCGGGTTGGGATTCGGATACCGCGCCAAGTATATTTACCAGACGGCGGTTATTGTCGCGAAGGAGCGAGAGAAGGGCTGGTTGGATGGGTTGTGTAACCCGGAGTCACCAGCCTTTGGGGTTGAGCCTGGATTCGGAGGCGATATGAAACCGGAAGGAAGAGATGGCTATCGAGAGGCGCATGAGAAGCTACTGGAGCTGCAAGGTGTCGGGCCAAAGGTCGCCGACTGTGTCTCATTAATGGGACTGGGGTGGGGAGAGTCTGTGCCTGTGGACACACATGGTAGGTTCTCATCCTTCGTTCTTATTTGCGCATTCAACTAAAATGGACATTATAGTATGGCAAATCGCCCAACGAGACTACAAGTTCGGCAAAGGCGCACACAAGACTCTTAATAAAGCCACGTACGATGCTGTCGGCAACCACTTCCGCAAACTCTGGGGCAAAGAAGCCGGTTGGGCACATAGTGTCCTGTTCACGGCTGATCTGAGGACATTCTCTGATCGACTCGCCTCGTCTAAGAAATCCAAGTTGGACGTCGATGTCAAcgtgaaggaggagaaagatgacGATGTGGAAGTAGAGGCCAAAGTTACGACTGCTGTTGCGCTCAAGAGGTCTGCTAGTGACGAAGGCGATGGcgatgagaagaaggtcAAGGCCGAAGACGATAAAGAAACAAAGGAGGAACTGAATGGCATCGTCAATGCTTCGCAAACGACAACAACGAGGAGGATGTCGAAGCGGCTTCGGAGCCGCTAATCTGATAATACTATCGATATCACCGGTGTCAAAATCACGGAAACAGTATGACCACGTCATTCAGTCTTAGGATTTTACACAACTTTATCCATACGTAAGAAGCAAAATCTTAACCTGAAATCTTCCGGCAGTTCGGCCATTTGCCTAATAATGTCAACCGCGATATTTCTCAGTGACTTGTCCGCGAACTCTGAGGGATGGTATACTATCTGCCCTCTCAACTTCGACAAGATCAAAGACACCGTATCTGATAGTAAATGTCGGTAAGCTCTACACCCTTCCTTCCAAAAGGCAGTAACAATCCAAGTGTCCTGATAGATTTATTCTGAGGTTTATTCTATGCACTCCAGCTGCTCGCAATGGTTCGCAGGATGGGTCTGGAATATGAAGATACAAAGCATAAACAGTGGCCTTTATCTTCAAGTTAACATCGATCAATTAGATTCAAGGATGCCTACGCAGGAAGGCAAGCCAGATTGCATTATTGTGTTCCTTGGTGACTAACTTGCGAATCAGCAGGAAGAACCCAAACACCTCAATGTTCCCAATGCCTACCCGCCCATGGCCAACAATTGCCTTAGAAATGGGCTACTCAGAAACGCATGATGCGCTCATGAACGATGCGGACCTCTTACTTGAAGGTACAAGGGGAAACATAGCGCTTGCCATCAATGTCAAGATAGAACCTCTAGGCCCCGATTCTAAACAGACCCAAAAGGGCTATGTTGAACTTCACAAGTTTGATGCGGGCACTAGGAAGTGAGAAAGGATTGGAGAAAGACAAGTAACCTTCCCCGTCATTTTTCCTCTATCTCTTGTTAGTAACATGTTCTCGGTATCTATACCCGCTGCCGTCAGATCATTCCAGGCAATGTATCAAGTTTAGCTGAGGCGATATTATGCAAGAGCAATCGCATCTCTCCACCACTACCACCCCGGAATCAACTCCATTATACCTAGATGACTTGAGGGATGCTCTAGACCTTGGTATTGAATTTCACATGACCGACAAGCGCCTCGCTTAAAACACAGAGAGCTGTGACGGCCTTGGGGAAAGTCGACGGTGATGTTCACAATGGATGCTACTGGTATCATATCTTTGCTTATATCTTGCATGGCATCCTTTTGACATGTCGTCAAGAAGTTTCTTATCTTAGATATTGATACTTCCAGTTTATTGCTATTTCTCAATCTCTATTGGCCTTCGAAGGCAAATATACCCATCGTTAAGATGGTACAACGAGCCGTACGAAGAAGTAATATTATCCAGAGAAGCTCTACGGCTGTGTGGGCTTTAGAAATTCCCACGTCCATCCACACTCGTTGTTCTTTCTGGTTGTTGAAATGGGTCAAACAGCtggagaaaagagaagcagGAGTGATGTTTGTCAGCTCTGACTCTTTCTTCGCCTCACTCTCATCTCTTCCAATATGTGTATGCAACTGAAAGTGGCGTATACGCACTGCCATGGCAATACCCTGGCCGCCGGCGAAGGACTCTAGGTCAGTAACAAGCGGGAAACAGCTACACTGTTTATTTCATGTGCCTCAAGCAACTAAAAATGTCAAAAGGCGATGCCAATGTTCTGGCCTATGGAACTTGTGGCAGGATCAAAATAGTTCCCATCGTCAAAGTTGACCCCTTGAGGTGTTTTTGGGGATAAAATCTCCCAACCCGAGATATGTAGAGCTATGGCGATACACTCGGCCTAAGGGCAATATAAGGATGATTAGTCGCAAGGCATCATTCTCTCAGATTACTGTACTAATACGATCCCCAGACGTTATACCCACAACCCAGTGACGCGAGATGATGAACGTTACGCTCGATGTTGTATGTTTAACAAGCCTTGCCCAGAGCAAATAAACCAGGAACCAGAACATTTATCCTTTTCGATAGTCTGCAAGCAGTATCTTGGCCGGAAGAGGAGGCTACTATTTCCCTCAGGCTTCCTTTACAAATATGGCGAAATGCATTCCAGATACCCTGCCTGCAATAATTCGCCCATCTTCCTTACTCTACGTACAACGTACGAGATACGAGGTAAACAACAAGCAGGGATAGTGGGCTCTTATTCCGGTGCTAATATATCCATCTTCTTTGAATTCCGGTATATAGCTTCATTCTTCACACTCGCTGCGCGAGGACGTTCGGGAAACCTTCCATTCGCGCTCACGCGATGGACTCTGCCTTTTCGCGTAACTTGAAATTGGTATCTATGCTACTTGGCCTCACAaagttcttcttcttgttatTATCCAAGAATCCAAACCTGAATCACTCAACCACCGAACCAGTAGTATCACGATCCAATTTATGCAACACAGCCCTACCAGACAAACGCAAACAAAAATGCCCATGCGGGGACTACAACAGGGAAAAGAGGGGAATATGCATAAATGTAACCTTATGATGCCAATCATACCGTTCAAAGAGAACCGAGGTCCATGTTCATGTCGTACAGAACTGTGAGGTGTATGCATCACCCTGTCCCAAAGGGGAAATGTCTCAGTGATCCGGCAGGTGTGCCGAGGATAGGTCTGCCAGTGGTTAGATCATTGCTTGCTTTAGAGCGGAGGGATGGATTGAGGGGTTTCTTTCGCAGATGGTTTTTGTGGGATTTACTCCGGAGTGTTTAAATATTCTGCACATGCTCTTGTGGGGTGAATAGCTCctttcatcttcatcggcaATCATCAGTTATGCACAATATCTCTCGTTTGAGATGCTCAAGATACAGGAATGATTTCGAAAATGGACAAATATCGCTCGAGCAGGGAAAGAGACAAGCTATACATAGAAGGAAGTGAAAGTTCCAAACATTGATCAACCACCAGATGCTTCCGTTTGAAGTGTCTGGCACCAAGTTCGAGTTCCCTCTCAGACTACCGCCAGATTAATCTAACCTGGAGCATGTCGGGGGGAAGCACCCAGCGGGAGACGTGGCCTAGATGCTCAAGTAAGCGCCAGATGCTTGCTGCCAATATACCGTACCCCATGGCAAACCAAGCCTAATGCTCCCCGTCAATCGCTCTGACAGCATCATCCAGCAATGAGGTCTTACGTGGCCTTAAGAAAATAAAGACGAGAGAGAAACAGCAAATGCATCACGAAACGCCACCCTCAATCATATCATACTCACCCTCCCCCTCAACCCACCCCCACTCCCTCAACAACTGCTTAACCCGATACCCAGTCGCCCACCCAAGATCCCTCTCCACATCCCTCAACAACCTAACAATcaacctcctctccctcgccTCTGTCAAACACTGCCCACTAACAAACAGCGGCTGCAGTGAGTGGATCCTAACCGAACTATCCGGTCTCGCCAATGATATGCCCAGGATCTCGCGGCTGTGGTACCGTATCTCGCTCTCAATGGAGCGGTACGAGTTCAGCCGGTTGGCAATCGTGCTACGGCGGCTGGTGGAGTCGTGCGGCTTGTTAATTAGCAGCAATATGCGCGCCATATGGTAGTGCTGCATTGTCGCAGAGCACATGGGCATGCAATGCCAGACTTCTGGGAGCGAGGCAGCGTCGGCGTCTGCGTCATCGACGGGTCGGTACTGTGGGAGGGTTGACGGGGTGATGCGCGCGCAGGGACGGAAAGTGTCTGGGAGGCCGTTGTGCCAGGCGTCGAGCTCGGCTTCGAGGCGGTACCAGCGCTCGAGGAGGACATGTTGGGAGACACCGAGGGGGCCAGTGTCGATTGTGTTTTGGTCGAGGTGCACGTTGTCGCCGGCGCTGATGAAGTTGACGATTTTGGAGAGGATCCAGATGAGCGCGTTGGAGATGAGATCTTCTTTCATTACGTCGTTGCCTTCGGGGTAGCCGGCAGCGTTTGTGTTGGTGGGGCGTACGAAGCCCATGTTATCGAGCTGGAGGCCAGCTTCTGTCCAGAGGACGAGGTCCTCGGTGTTTAATCTCGTGTGACCTTCGTTGATGACTGACTTGTTAGCCTTATACAAAGTTTCCTGAATGGTAACTTACAAGCTGCAAGGTAATCCTGCCGTGCAAAGTTCCAGAATATGGCTTTCCTCGCCTTGGACAATCCAGACTTCTTCGGCGCCTGAAACGGATCAAGAGGATGCTGTTCCAATGGCAGCACGCCAACCTCAGCAACATCAAGCAGCGACTTTACACCACTCAAATGCCGATTCCACGCCGGCGTGGCATCGAGAAACTCATAAACCGACAGAATCGCCGTGGCAGTCAACACTTCATCTGAATGAACCCCATTCGAAAGACGACTATTCGTATGCCGCCGTCGACGCTTGCGCGGGTTCTCGTCGTTATCCTCGCACAGCTCAGCAGCCTGCCACTGTCCAAACGCCTCAGGTGTACTCAACGGAGGGGGCCCCTTATCGGGCTGCAGCTCCTTCATCAAAAGCTGGATAGCCTTATCATAATACTTCGCGCCGTACCAATACCAGTTTTCTTTCTGCATGTCCGGCCAGCTCTCCATGGCTGATTGTTTCGAAGTGACACCGCCTACAGGAGCTTTGGCGCCTTTAACCCGGGCCAGTTGTTTCGCGGAGAACGCGCACGCGGCGTATTTCAAGAGAGGGTTAGTGAGGGCTCTGATGGGGACATACGAGGCGAAATACGTCCCCAGGTCGAAGAGGTCCATCCTGCAACACGTTTGTTTGTAACCATCCATCATGGCTATCCCCGGAGAAACGACTTACCACAGGCCCGGCGCTTCTGCATAATGTCTTAAGAGGAAGGCGACTTCGTGATCGGATTCGGCGGCCACACCGGTTATCGATTCTGCGGGTGGTCGCGATGCGTCTGATCTTGCTGATAGCGAGGAGCTTCTGGCTGGTTGTTGGATGCTCGGGTCGACTGGTGGAGACAACGAGTGAGACGGGTTGAGGAGGAAGTTGATATTATTGTTATGGTTGGATGTCGGGTTCGACGAAATCGAGACCGGTGGTGAGGCATGCGGCGGGATCGAGCGCGTTCGGCCAGGAGAGGGTCCAGAAGATGTAGGTGGTGAGATAGCAGTAAAGGGAGAACTGTCCGGCATGGATGAGTGAGTTTGATCACTCAAAGAAGGGAATGAAAACCGATCGTGAGCGGCTGCTGTGGACAAAGCCTCCAAGCCTTGTACCTCTCCATCACGGATATCGCTATTCCCATTCCAATTCTGACTCTGCGCATTCGCAGCCAATATCGCGGCTTCGGACTCCTGTAGCGTCGCTTCGAGATCGTCGTTATACGGATCAGAGTTGTCGACAAAGACCACCTGCTTCGGGATATCCAACCAAACACTATCTTTATCAAACGTATTCTTATACGAATAGAACCCCTTCAGATTCCCCCGACCGCTCGATGAAGCCTCCTCGGCATCCTTATTCATCGACGCATTCTGCTGATGTCGGAAGATCACGCCTTCGCTCGGTCGACACTCTCGGCTTCCTTTGCGACATTGCGAACACTGCGGTTTTTGCTCATCGCCTGCACTATTAGTGCTGTAGTAGATTGTAGGTAAGATCCGACGTACATTTTAATTTCCTAGCCCGACACGTCAAGCTGTTTCGATTAGCTTTATTCTCTATGCTGGGTTCCAAAGGTCACTCACCAGCCTGTGCGCGATCGCATAATACCGGGTAAAACCGACAACGGTTGAGCAGCAGCATCCGAGGCGCGGAGGGGAAGAATGCGATGCAACGGTGATCAGCGGGCCTAACAGATATGATCTTATACTGGATGAGTGTATCTGAGAAATAAGTGATGACGAGAATGCAAAACACGAGGCTGAAAGCGGGGGGTCCTTTCCTTCCCTGGTGAGCCGATATGCGGGGAACCGGAGTACATGACTCTCCTAAAATGGCAATCCCTCTTATGATGCATATACTTAAAGAGTAGATATGTACGCGATATTAAATATATTAAATATGAAAAAATATGAAAAATATGCAATATCTATGAAGCAATATTGGCACTGGAGCATGCAAAAGTTTTTCTGGGACTCAGATATCCCTATCCCTCCTTCAAGCCCAGATGACAACTGCGATAATCATCGAAGACTTGTCCGCAGAGGACGAAGGTCAATATACCATCACTTCTCTGGATTTTAGTAAGATTGAATATTCCTgtgcagaagcagaagcagaagcagatgagctttcttcctttcttcctaCAAAAGCTTTCACTGATTAGAGACATGATAGGTTTACTTACGATGCTCGTGATGGGACTCTTGTTTTATGAAACCAACGTTCATTCATGCCAGCAGTTACCAATTGTTACAAGATTGGGTCACAAATATGAAGCACCAAGGCATGATCAGTACCGGTTCTATCGCTGTTATCAACGTTGATCTACGTGGCTTTGAGGGCCCATTTACTGGGAGGTCAGTTATATTGAATTGTGATTATATTCCATACTATCATTTCATGCTCGTGGATCAGCAAGAAGAACCCCAGTCATGGAATATATCCAGGGTTATGATCGTGGCCGTCTATTACCTTGGAATTTGGCCACTTAGAAACTAGTGACAAGCTCATTAGTGGCACTGACTCCTTACCCAAGGGCTCAAGAGGGAGAATCGAGTTTGTGACCGTGGTCAAAATAAAGCAACTGGTTGTTGAGCAGAGCCTTTCCTGCAATGGGCAGACTGCCAGAGCATGACCCTAAGTCTCCAACCCAACACCCCCACACATAGCAACAACATCGACCTCACCTGGGCCAATAGCCCCCTGGTCTGCCTAGGCACGCACACAGAACCAGCACCTGGCTTCCCTGTCTTAGCAGACGATATAGCTCTTTCCACGATAATCCACTGGCACCCTGCCAATATTGCTAAGCCAGTGGCGCCCCTCCGCATGGCAACCATGCAAGAGGATATGTTCTACTTAGCCACCAAAAAAGGAGCAGAAGCACTAGGCCAACCCCGCCTATCCAGCCGTGCCTTTCATCTGCTGCTCTAGACCAATACACTTCCACGATCATACAAGCAATCACAAATGCCCTGGAAGTGtccacaaaaaaaaaactcatgctcacccatcaggccatagatggtggaatGAGGACTGCCAGGAAACTGTTCTGGCACTCTGAAGAGCCTCATATGACTCAGACAGCCTCCCAGAAGAGAGAGATGGCACAGCAAATTTTCTACCACAGTACACCAGGCAAAACGACAATACTGGTGCATACAAATAGAGaacttcactgacagccaggatgttttcaaGGCAATTAAGTGGAATAGAATAGAGGATTCCTTCCCAATCCCTCCGCTCAAAGACAGCAAGACAACCCACTCCACCTTAAATGCTGGTGGCGTTCAACGTTTCAACAACGCTCAGTGGCTGATATCGACAAACGCCGCTATCCGAGCAAGCAAACGAAGGAGGCACTTAGGGCGGCCACACAGCCCAT
The sequence above is a segment of the Aspergillus chevalieri M1 DNA, chromosome 6, nearly complete sequence genome. Coding sequences within it:
- a CDS encoding splicing factor u2af large subunit (COG:A;~EggNog:ENOG410PJ8F;~InterPro:IPR000504,IPR012677,IPR006529,IPR035979;~PFAM:PF00076;~go_component: GO:0005634 - nucleus [Evidence IEA];~go_function: GO:0003676 - nucleic acid binding [Evidence IEA];~go_function: GO:0003723 - RNA binding [Evidence IEA];~go_process: GO:0006397 - mRNA processing [Evidence IEA]) — translated: MNGDAYSSRDSGRSRDYYRDERRERGGDRGERRRSRSPHHSSRGSRREYEADTYSSSRDYRAREREDRYSSRRDDREWDRDRGERRRRDYDDRPSRRDRDRDLFDGGRSRRDRGDRGDRGDRDRERDRDFERERGDRRDRRRTASPPPRKREVTPDLTDVASVLTRKRRLTQWDIKPPGYENVTAEQAKISGMFPLPGAPRQQPMDPSRLQAFMNQQPGGEQAENTTLKASNSRQAKRLFAYNLPPSATGESLLAFFNVQLNGLNVIQSVDPCISAQVSGDHTFALLEFKTPNDATVALAFDGIVMDEHAPEAGANGAPAGLEVRRPKDYIVPGGAEQEYQEGVLLNEVPDSPNKICVSNIPHYIPEEPVTMLLKSFGELKSFVLVKDGSTEESRGIAFCEYADPSATGIAVEGLNGMELGDRHLKVVRASIGITQASGLDMGVNAMSMFAKTTSQDLETSRVLQLLNMVTPEELMDNDDYEEICDDVQEECSKYGQILGLKIPRPSGGSRQSAGVGKIFVKFDTVESTTNALKALAGRKFSDRTVVTTYFSEENFDVEAW
- the OGG1 gene encoding 8-oxoguanine glycosylase OGG1 (BUSCO:EOG092628HC;~COG:L;~EggNog:ENOG410PIA2;~InterPro:IPR003265,IPR012904,IPR023170,IPR011257;~PFAM:PF07934,PF00730;~go_function: GO:0003684 - damaged DNA binding [Evidence IEA];~go_function: GO:0003824 - catalytic activity [Evidence IEA];~go_function: GO:0008534 - oxidized purine nucleobase lesion DNA N-glycosylase activity [Evidence IEA];~go_process: GO:0006281 - DNA repair [Evidence IEA];~go_process: GO:0006284 - base-excision repair [Evidence IEA];~go_process: GO:0006289 - nucleotide-excision repair [Evidence IEA]), giving the protein MTVGAFSEWRKLPVSLSELCINTTLRCGQSFRWHNVPNSDEWRCVLHGKLLSLKQDPTYLYYRTYRPPKSDTNDNDDTTTLNLIKHYFNLTANLTDFYAQWSSQDPNFKKKAPQFTGIRILRQDAWEALISFICSSNNNISRISQMVEKLCIHYGSFIGTVDDRAYHDFPTPEALTGAEVEGRLRGLGFGYRAKYIYQTAVIVAKEREKGWLDGLCNPESPAFGVEPGFGGDMKPEGRDGYREAHEKLLELQGVGPKVADCVSLMGLGWGESVPVDTHVWQIAQRDYKFGKGAHKTLNKATYDAVGNHFRKLWGKEAGWAHSVLFTADLRTFSDRLASSKKSKLDVDVNVKEEKDDDVEVEAKVTTAVALKRSASDEGDGDEKKVKAEDDKETKEELNGIVNASQTTTTRRMSKRLRSR
- a CDS encoding uncharacterized protein (COG:S;~EggNog:ENOG410Q1B7), which translates into the protein MFPMPTRPWPTIALEMGYSETHDALMNDADLLLEGTRGNIALAINVKIEPLGPDSKQTQKGYVELHKFDAGTRK
- a CDS encoding uncharacterized protein (COG:S;~EggNog:ENOG410PHYQ;~InterPro:IPR036864,IPR021858,IPR001138;~PFAM:PF00172,PF11951;~go_function: GO:0000981 - DNA-binding transcription factor activity, RNA polymerase II-specific [Evidence IEA];~go_function: GO:0008270 - zinc ion binding [Evidence IEA];~go_process: GO:0006355 - regulation of transcription, DNA-templated [Evidence IEA]) translates to MRSRTGCLTCRARKLKCDEQKPQCSQCRKGSRECRPSEGVIFRHQQNASMNKDAEEASSSGRGNLKGFYSYKNTFDKDSVWLDIPKQVVFVDNSDPYNDDLEATLQESEAAILAANAQSQNWNGNSDIRDGEVQGLEALSTAAAHDRFSFPSLSDQTHSSMPDSSPFTAISPPTSSGPSPGRTRSIPPHASPPVSISSNPTSNHNNNINFLLNPSHSLSPPVDPSIQQPARSSSLSARSDASRPPAESITGVAAESDHEVAFLLRHYAEAPGLWMDLFDLGTYFASYVPIRALTNPLLKYAACAFSAKQLARVKGAKAPVGGVTSKQSAMESWPDMQKENWYWYGAKYYDKAIQLLMKELQPDKGPPPLSTPEAFGQWQAAELCEDNDENPRKRRRRHTNSRLSNGVHSDEVLTATAILSVYEFLDATPAWNRHLSGVKSLLDVAEVGVLPLEQHPLDPFQAPKKSGLSKARKAIFWNFARQDYLAAFINEGHTRLNTEDLVLWTEAGLQLDNMGFVRPTNTNAAGYPEGNDVMKEDLISNALIWILSKIVNFISAGDNVHLDQNTIDTGPLGVSQHVLLERWYRLEAELDAWHNGLPDTFRPCARITPSTLPQYRPVDDADADAASLPEVWHCMPMCSATMQHYHMARILLLINKPHDSTSRRSTIANRLNSYRSIESEIRYHSREILGISLARPDSSVRIHSLQPLFVSGQCLTEARERRLIVRLLRDVERDLGWATGYRVKQLLREWGWVEGEGEYDMIEGGVS